A segment of the Triticum urartu cultivar G1812 chromosome 1, Tu2.1, whole genome shotgun sequence genome:
ctataatgccgctatagtttaacggttgggctatcaaacgaactccgaatgcgatgaaacttgacaggcggtctatctacactataataagaccacatgccaactttcaacccaatccgagaacattttacggccacttataaaataataattcggacgtgccgcgggcgcgtgcgagtgtggttggcctcagaacggacaacggacggaactgggggaacccggacggatgcaagttttgaaaacatgatgatgcaatgcacatgatgacatgatgaaatgcaacacgcaagcaaatgacaaggcaacaacatcgaataactggaagacacctggcacatcggtctcggggtgtcacaggtgcccccctccatagaattccacctcggtcatatcgttgtagtgcttaaacgaagccctgcgtcggtaacttcatcatcaccgtcatcacgccgtcgtgctgacgaaactttCCCTCGGCCtgaactggatcaagagtacaagtgacgtcactgagctgaacgtgtgcagatcgtggaggtgtcgtacattcggtacttgatcagttggatcgtgaagacgttcgactacatcaaccgcgtttcataaagtttccgctttcggtctacgagggtacgtagacatactctccccactcattgctatgcatctcctagatagatcttgcgtgaccgtaggaaatttttgaaatactgcgttccccaacacccaaCAACCTATATATTAGAAGAGTTGGCCAGTGTGGCCGGGACACCCTCACTCTCTTCTCGTGCAACCCTAGACGCCATCTACTTTTTCTCTCACTATGCTGCTTCCAACGTTCCCATCCCGACGACCGCGTGCACGGTTGTTCCAGAGAGCAGGTGCCTTCGGAACCCTATCCTTCAAGATCCTGCTCGAGAGAAGGGCGATAAGGTTTTTGGGAGCGTCTCGGCATGACTGCTCCCGATCGTTTCCCGTCTCCATCCTCCTCTGCTTCCACTACTTCCCCTGCGTCAACATCATGGCCGATGACGAAATCGCCAAGAAGAAGGTCGCGGACAACGCCGAGGCTGCTGTTGGCCCTGCTGCATCGGCCTGGCCAATCGAATGGTATAATTTGTTCATCCCTACATGCTCCTTCATGTATTGGCCATATATGTTGTGTTCATAGATATTTCGGTTCTATGTACTGCACGTACTCACATGCTTATGTATCGGTATATGAGTTGCATATCATGCTTATTATCTACTCGTGGATTAGATTAATAAAAAATGTGCTAATGTATCCATCACGATCTCGATCTTGCCCGGCCGTATGGGCATCACGTTGTGTTGGTGTACACACCCTCGCCATTTAACGAACGAAATCAATGTGTTGGTGTATATCGATCTCTCTTTAATTTCCTTGAGCAAAGATGAtccgtgccggtgcccgtgcacgcGCTGTCCTAGCAATCCTCGTAGGCCCACAGTATCTCTACGAGCGATCCCGTCGACCGCACGCACGAACGGACGGCGAGATCTCCTCCACTCAGCCAGGAGCAAGCGGGGCGCCATGTCACCCCGCCACCGTGTCAGGGGGTCAGGATAGGCCTATCCGGAAGCGGCCGCGTGGCGCCCTCCCTATGGGCGTCGGCCGCGCGCAGCCTCTCCCACACAAACCTCATCGACGGCCAGCCGTTTCAAATCCTTAACAGCATCCACTGATCAAAGTGTGTGCACGTACCCCGCAGCTCCAGAACCAGGACACGCCCACGGTATACGCACGTACAGCTCGATCGCAATGGCGTCGCTCGTCGCCGTCCAGCCGGTCGCCGTGCGGGGCCTGGCCGGCAGCTCCATCTCCGGCCGCAAGCTCGCCGTCCggcccgcctccgccgccgtctcccGCTCCACCCGCAGGTACCACCCAACACGAGTTCGACAGCACGCACACCATCGATCGAGAGCAACACCGCGTGGCTCAACTGACATGGCATGAACGCAGGGCTcgcggggcggcggtggtggccaAGTACGGGGAGAAGAGCGTCTACTTCGACCTGGACGACATCGCCAACACGACGGGGCAGTGGGACCTGTACGGCAGCGACGCGGCGTCGCCCTACAACGGCCTGCAGAGCAAGTTCTTCAACACCTTCGCCGCGCCCTTCACCAAGCGAGGGCTGCTGCTCAAGGTCCTGCTGCTCGGCGGCGGCTCCCTGCTCGCCTACGTCAGCGCCACCGCCTCCCCCGACCTGCTCCCCATCAAGAAGGGGCCCCAGCTGCCCCCCACCCCGGGGCCACGTGGCAAGATCTAAGTAGATCTGCAATCaaggccttcttcctcctctcgcctcGTGCTTGTGTACCATGGATCTGATGGATTCCCCCCTATGGCCCTATCTATGTCCTCTGTTGATACTTGATCTTTGTACTACTTCGTATCAGTAATTGGGAAGATGCTGCTTGCATGATGCATGCAATTACTACTAGTAGATCATTTGCTCTTTGACGATTGCCAGTACTGTTTTTTGCAGTACCATGTTTTTGCTGTACTGGCGGTTTaaattactactccctccatacctgcgacaagtaatccagaacggagggagtacttgccTAATGTGTGCGATGGTACGGGTACAGTGCCGATCTATACTTCTTTCCCTGGGTTTGGTTTGTGCTTTATATATaaaaagcggggcgaaagcctgtTTCGAGCCAATATGTATTGTCCGGCCGGCCTACTCATCGCTCTGCGTGCACAGCTGCACACgtacatactccctccgtccggaactactatccatttctgcgacaaatAATTCGAAACTAAGAGTTGTTGCTGCTGCCGGCAGGATATTAGTTCTTACCCCGCTTGTTTCGTTAATGTCTGATAAATACCATCAAGCATACATTGCGTCGTCGATTTTATGCAAAAATCCAACTGACATTATAACACTCCTACAAGACACTGGAAAGGCTACGCTTAACAAACATTGCACGGAAAACAGGGTCTGGAAGAGGTCAAGGTTAACTAGTACAGAAGCAGGCTAGAAAACTACATGTCCATTTCTCAGGCTCAGTGTGAAAAATCTCAACATTATTTAGTTCTTGTAGATAAGGGGGGGTCACACATCAGCAGCACATCATATTGGCCTCTGCACCAAATTTCCACTGGGGGTCGAACACAATGGAGATACAGACAGGTGTCCGAAAGCTTACATAAACCTCACAAGTCACAGTGCACCCTGATCGATCACAATGCTCTCAACACATATTTACATGCATTTTGGTCCGAATGATCTGGCACATATGTCTTCCCCCACCCCACCTCCCCTCCCCGCCACCCCCTACGGCAGCGCGCCACTAGTGTCTAGATATGGGGCTCCGTGCTCCGCCCAGGTTCTCAAGCTTGTCCAGGTAGGAGTACCTCTTGGTGCCGATCTTGGAGACCTTGCTCAGCTTCTTGCCCTGGGGATCCTGTGATTCTAGTATCATGGTCTCGATGGTGCCGTCCCGAGGCCCCACGAGGTCGAACAATGTCGAGTTAACCGGCTCCATTCTTCCCAGCCTCCCCATCTCGTCCTTGGCGTCTTGGACCACCGTGTCCGTGTCATCGGATGTCAAGCTCGGCATCCGCAACGAGTCCCCTTGCTTGGGGTCTTGGGTGAGGGAGTCGGCGTGGAGAACGTCCTCGATGCGGGACATTACGGTGTAGGCTAGGCTCTCGAGCGTCCTTGAGTAGCTCTCCAGAATGGCACTCCCAACATCCTGCAAAAACAACACGTACGGAAACACAAATGTATGTAGTTGGCATTATATATAGTAATGAAAAGGTACTCCTTTTCTAAAAAAGAGTAATGAAAAGGCACTGTAGCAATTCCGAAAACAAAGTGAGAATTGTGGGTACCCTGTTGTATTGGATTTTGCTGATGTCCAGAGCTGATTGGGAAATCCCTGGAAACCTGTGCTTGAGTAGGAGAAGAACGTTCTCCGCCCTCCCCTCGAATCGGCCCCGCTTCTCGTGGCTAACGCCATGGCCCCACTTGCCATCCCTCTGCATTTTCTTCTGCCAAATGACGACCGACGCTTCAATCCGGTTCTTCAGATCGACAATGTTGTACTCGTTCGACAGGTCAACCGTTGCTATGAGTTCTTCGGGGTTGAAATAATCGTCGGTTATAAGCTTGTACATCGAGTCCCCAAGGGTGGATTTCCCATTCTACAAAGCATAAGAGTAAGAGGATATTGTCATGTGAGATCTCAGTAATGTAGTCAAGTAAGTTAAATGTGATTGTTGTATAATAACGTCCTTGTGTTCTTATGGATCACCTTAGGCAGAGACTCCATGTATGCTTCTGGAACATCCATCTCCATGATAACATTAGCATTGATGGCCATTGTTGCCTTCAAGACTTGGTTGACGAGCTCCTTCTGGTGCTGAAGCCATCTCCTCGTGGAGTCTGACAGACCCTCGGGAGGGACCTTGACCGTCGGGAGCCACCATTTGTCACTCTGCTCCGCCGCGTCGCCCTTCTCCGATTCATTGTCATTTTTCTTCACATACCAAAACTCCTGCTTGTCGCCGAAACTATCGAGATAGTCCTGTTCGACAGCAGAAATGCGCAACGGTAACAAATTAGCAACTCAGCTATCTTCACATCAATCTCGTAAACAATTCAGAGAAGGGTGTGGAATTCTATATTACAAGGAGCATTCCGTCAAGCTTGCGCAATGCCGGGATGTTCATCAGCAGATCTCTGCGTTGCTGAGTTATCATAACCTGCTTGTCGAAAAAGAATAAAAATGTACTATTGTAATTAGTTGTAAACTTGTAATTCGATTTGCATAACGAGGTTGCATAGTACAGGCCCTAAGTAAGGCAAAAAAAAAAAGTGTGACCGCCTAAGGCTCCAGTAGGCACAACCCACATTGTACGTCTTCACTAACCAATTTATTTTTCTTTGTAGGACCCTAACCACATTGTACAATcatgtttttttttgaaaaggaggaatacccccggcctctgcatttCTTGATGCACACAACCATATATAAACAAGCACGTGTAATGAAAACAGGGGTAGGGGTTTGTTTCTGACCTCCATGGTGCTGCCATCCTCAGCCACCTGGCGTGAAGGAACGAACTCGACGATGAAATCGGTGacagagagaagccagtcgatctCCTTTGTCCACCGAGCCTTCGGCTCAGGGGCCATCGGTTGGAGACGCCGCTGCTCACCGAACACGGAAGCTGCAACAGCGTGCCACCACGAGAAAGGATACATAAGTGGTAAGATTTTCCACAAGAAACCAAGCACGAATTGAAATGATTTGAAATCCATAAATCATGCATCAAGCACGTGATAGGGCTAGGGCTCCCGATTTAGTCGTGCATGTACTCATTCGCGGGGTCGAAGATTGTCTCGTGTACAAATAAGTGTTTTCTCTAATGTCCACTAATTTATTTTGAGGATTAAAATCATTTAACCAATTACTTTCGTTTGGATTTTGTGGTGACAAGTACTCTCATTTCTGAGACCCATTTTTTCACACACCAAAAATTCCATTAATTTAGCTCGCACTACAGGCCTTTGAAACATGAGGGTAGGGGAGTGATTACCTGCTATATTGGCGGTGGCACAAAATGGAAAGAATTGAAAGGAAAGGGAGTGATTACCTGCAAGATTGGTGATGGCGTTGGAGAGAGCGAGAGCCGAGGAGACCCCTTTGCCGGTGCCGGACATGTCCTCCCCCAGCAGCAGCTTGGAGAACTTCTCCTTCACCATGTCCGTGTCTGCAATTGGAATGGATCGGCCACCGGAGCAAATCATTCGTGGAACAAGACCGGGACGATCATCCGCATTCACCGGGACGCTAGCTTAGAGATGAAGAGCGGCGACGAACCTGAAGGCGGGCCCTCGGGCCGTGGAGGGGGCTTCTGGGGCGGCGCGGCGGACGTGGACGGCCTTGGTCCGTCGGAAGGGCcgccggcgagcggcggcgggATGAGGTCGACCGAAAGCTTGCCCCTGGACCCGCAGCTGCTCCTGGAGAGCATCCGCCTGGCGCACGGCAGCGTCTGGGCCTTGGACGAGGGCTCCATCGTGGGGCTCCCCGGGTCGAGGGCCACGTCCTCCGACGAGACCGAGGAGAGCGGCGAGGAGGGCGTGGACGACGCCTTCCCGGACTTGCGCCGCCTGAAGGAGAACCTGGAGTCGCGGCCGTGCCCGGTCTTGAGGAACGGCGGCGCCATCACGCGCTCATCGCAGGCATGCACGGGTCAGCACCGCATCCCGCGGGCACGCGCGCACGTACCCGTACGCCGACGTGCGGCGGGCCGGCCGAGGTCAGAAGGGGAGAAAGAAACACCGGCCGgccgtccgtccgtccgtccgtccgACCTCGCGCCCCCGCGCGCGAGAGAGAG
Coding sequences within it:
- the LOC125528791 gene encoding rop guanine nucleotide exchange factor 9-like, with the translated sequence MAPPFLKTGHGRDSRFSFRRRKSGKASSTPSSPLSSVSSEDVALDPGSPTMEPSSKAQTLPCARRMLSRSSCGSRGKLSVDLIPPPLAGGPSDGPRPSTSAAPPQKPPPRPEGPPSDTDMVKEKFSKLLLGEDMSGTGKGVSSALALSNAITNLAASVFGEQRRLQPMAPEPKARWTKEIDWLLSVTDFIVEFVPSRQVAEDGSTMEVMITQQRRDLLMNIPALRKLDGMLLDYLDSFGDKQEFWYVKKNDNESEKGDAAEQSDKWWLPTVKVPPEGLSDSTRRWLQHQKELVNQVLKATMAINANVIMEMDVPEAYMESLPKNGKSTLGDSMYKLITDDYFNPEELIATVDLSNEYNIVDLKNRIEASVVIWQKKMQRDGKWGHGVSHEKRGRFEGRAENVLLLLKHRFPGISQSALDISKIQYNRDVGSAILESYSRTLESLAYTVMSRIEDVLHADSLTQDPKQGDSLRMPSLTSDDTDTVVQDAKDEMGRLGRMEPVNSTLFDLVGPRDGTIETMILESQDPQGKKLSKVSKIGTKRYSYLDKLENLGGARSPISRH
- the LOC125528800 gene encoding photosystem I reaction center subunit VI, chloroplastic, translated to MASLVAVQPVAVRGLAGSSISGRKLAVRPASAAVSRSTRRARGAAVVAKYGEKSVYFDLDDIANTTGQWDLYGSDAASPYNGLQSKFFNTFAAPFTKRGLLLKVLLLGGGSLLAYVSATASPDLLPIKKGPQLPPTPGPRGKI